One Hydrogenophaga crassostreae genomic region harbors:
- a CDS encoding YdeI/OmpD-associated family protein, translating to MTQAEKVSRFQAKLLCPATPDSASPWAFVLLPKHVSEKLPRRGRTTVEGSINGHPVQVTLEPDGYLSHWLPISRALQEAIGLEEGDTVALELSPVDKEPEPDMPPDFQKALAAAPEAQTVWMGTTTIARVDWIHWIVSAKQAKTRAKRIADACEMLACGKKRVCCFDPSGYYSKALRAPEAVELSIVAKRRNA from the coding sequence ATGACCCAAGCCGAAAAAGTATCCCGATTCCAGGCAAAACTGCTTTGCCCGGCAACACCTGACAGCGCTTCACCTTGGGCATTCGTCCTTTTGCCAAAGCATGTGAGTGAAAAACTTCCAAGGCGAGGAAGGACGACCGTTGAAGGTTCGATCAACGGTCATCCTGTTCAGGTGACGCTTGAACCCGATGGTTATTTGAGCCATTGGCTCCCGATCAGCAGGGCGTTGCAAGAAGCCATTGGCCTTGAGGAGGGGGATACCGTTGCGCTTGAGCTGAGTCCTGTGGACAAGGAGCCCGAGCCTGACATGCCGCCAGACTTTCAGAAGGCTCTGGCGGCGGCTCCAGAGGCTCAAACGGTATGGATGGGTACGACGACCATCGCGCGAGTTGACTGGATTCACTGGATCGTTTCGGCCAAGCAAGCGAAGACCCGCGCCAAGCGAATCGCTGATGCCTGCGAGATGCTGGCTTGCGGCAAGAAGCGGGTTTGCTGTTTCGATCCCTCTGGCTACTACAGCAAGGCCCTTCGGGCTCCCGAGGCGGTTGAGCTT
- a CDS encoding phytanoyl-CoA dioxygenase family protein: MANSHPISPETIAGYVEEGAVVLRGVLSPADVQRLQEGIEHNLAHLSPLALVASEPDDPGRFVEDFCTWQNNPAYRDILQNSALPHIAAQLMRSDTVRLYHDHLLVKEADTRQPTPWHQDQPYYNVSGRQNVSFWIPVDRVPLVSTLRFVAGSHEGAWYMPRTFRDSQAKWFAEGTLAELPAIDADPERFRQLGWALEPGDCVAFHMLSLHASSGTGPGARRRVFSARYLGDDARHAPRPWRTSPPFAGLSDRLPDGSALNDPLFPLVWPRPDRQP, encoded by the coding sequence ATGGCGAATTCACACCCAATCAGTCCTGAAACCATTGCTGGCTATGTCGAAGAAGGCGCAGTGGTTCTGCGCGGCGTGCTCTCCCCCGCAGACGTCCAGCGCCTCCAAGAAGGCATCGAACACAACCTCGCCCACCTGAGCCCCTTGGCCCTCGTGGCCAGCGAACCCGACGATCCGGGCCGGTTTGTGGAAGATTTCTGCACCTGGCAAAACAACCCGGCCTACCGTGACATCCTGCAAAACTCGGCGCTGCCCCACATCGCCGCCCAGCTGATGCGGAGCGATACGGTGCGCCTGTACCACGATCATTTGCTGGTCAAGGAAGCGGACACGCGCCAGCCCACGCCCTGGCATCAGGACCAGCCGTACTACAACGTGAGCGGTCGGCAAAACGTGAGCTTCTGGATCCCGGTGGACCGGGTGCCGCTGGTGAGCACGTTGCGTTTTGTGGCCGGTTCCCACGAAGGCGCCTGGTACATGCCGCGCACCTTTCGCGACAGCCAAGCGAAATGGTTCGCCGAAGGGACGCTGGCCGAGCTGCCCGCCATCGATGCCGACCCCGAGCGTTTTCGCCAGCTCGGCTGGGCGCTGGAGCCAGGCGACTGTGTGGCTTTCCACATGCTCAGCCTGCATGCCTCCAGCGGCACTGGGCCGGGTGCGCGCCGCCGTGTATTCTCTGCACGGTACCTGGGCGATGATGCGCGTCACGCGCCGCGCCCTTGGCGAACATCGCCACCGTTTGCGGGTCTCAGCGACAGGTTGCCCGACGGCAGTGCGTTGAACGACCCCCTGTTTCCGCTGGTCTGGCCTCGGCCTGACCGCCAACCCTGA
- a CDS encoding DUF2721 domain-containing protein — MFNAVVNLGDVGHAIQLALAPAFLLTGIAGLLNVMAGRLARIIDRGRRLAELGQPGGPKLNDSQNHELGSLEHRRYLASAAITACTFAALLVCTVIASLFLQVLLQLDLGWVIGLLFTVATGAMVIGLGYFLREVHMATQSIRISGPAKRGPQSAR, encoded by the coding sequence ATGTTCAACGCAGTGGTCAACCTAGGCGACGTCGGTCACGCCATTCAGCTTGCTCTGGCGCCTGCTTTTCTACTGACAGGCATTGCAGGTCTGCTCAACGTGATGGCTGGGCGCCTGGCGCGCATTATCGACCGCGGTCGCCGTCTGGCCGAACTGGGCCAGCCCGGTGGTCCCAAGCTCAACGACAGCCAGAACCATGAACTCGGTAGCCTGGAACACCGCCGCTATCTGGCCAGCGCGGCGATCACCGCCTGCACTTTCGCCGCGCTGCTGGTCTGTACCGTTATCGCCTCGCTTTTCCTGCAAGTCCTGCTGCAGCTTGATCTTGGCTGGGTCATTGGCCTGCTGTTCACAGTCGCCACCGGCGCCATGGTGATCGGGCTGGGCTACTTCCTGCGCGAAGTGCACATGGCCACCCAATCCATCCGCATTTCCGGACCCGCCAAGCGCGGCCCACAAAGCGCACGATAG
- a CDS encoding DUF1801 domain-containing protein: MAKQSVETLMQDIRFVSEESYQIVEAVRALVRKSFKDASEEVKYGGILFASGIQFTGVFAYKAHVSVEFNSGAGIADELGHLEGAGKGRRHVKLRSIADLEHKHLAQYLALALEAAKGG; encoded by the coding sequence ATGGCAAAACAATCCGTTGAAACGCTCATGCAAGACATTCGCTTTGTGAGTGAAGAGAGTTACCAGATCGTGGAGGCGGTTCGAGCCCTGGTCCGCAAGAGCTTCAAGGATGCGTCGGAGGAAGTCAAATACGGTGGCATCCTGTTTGCGTCGGGCATTCAGTTTACGGGCGTGTTTGCTTACAAAGCCCACGTGTCCGTCGAGTTCAACAGTGGAGCGGGTATCGCCGATGAGCTTGGACACCTCGAAGGGGCGGGAAAGGGCCGCCGCCACGTCAAGCTGAGATCCATAGCCGATCTCGAGCACAAGCACCTGGCGCAGTACCTTGCGCTGGCTCTGGAGGCCGCAAAGGGGGGCTGA
- a CDS encoding hemerythrin domain-containing protein, whose translation MNAAPPVVDTAAPISNFNNCHVGIVKRLKALDELPALLEPAARARQIAEESLEFFREAIFEHHLEEERELFPAVIASAQAGDELTRVKAMAKRLTDEHRAVEALWKQLEKGLKPVAKGHSTNLDVSELHRLVTEYQAHASFEESEFLPLAEQILSRNSNHMAALGMSLHMRHVKSVNAYV comes from the coding sequence ATGAACGCCGCCCCGCCAGTAGTCGATACCGCCGCTCCCATCAGCAATTTCAACAACTGTCATGTGGGCATTGTGAAACGCCTGAAGGCTCTGGATGAGCTGCCAGCGCTGCTGGAGCCTGCGGCGAGAGCCCGTCAGATTGCAGAAGAATCGCTGGAATTTTTTCGCGAAGCGATTTTTGAGCACCACCTCGAAGAAGAGCGTGAACTGTTCCCCGCCGTGATTGCGAGCGCGCAAGCGGGCGATGAGCTCACCCGCGTCAAAGCCATGGCCAAACGCCTGACCGACGAACACCGCGCCGTTGAAGCGCTGTGGAAGCAACTGGAAAAGGGCTTGAAGCCCGTGGCCAAGGGACACAGCACCAACCTCGATGTGAGCGAACTGCACAGGCTGGTGACCGAATACCAGGCCCACGCGAGTTTCGAGGAATCCGAGTTTTTGCCACTGGCTGAGCAGATTCTCAGCCGCAACAGCAACCACATGGCTGCCCTGGGCATGTCGCTGCACATGCGGCACGTGAAGTCGGTCAACGCTTACGTGTGA
- a CDS encoding DUF808 domain-containing protein, whose protein sequence is MAASSLLALIDDIATLLDDVAVMTKVAARQGMSAADDVAAMTQIAAKKTAGVLGDDLALNAEQVTGVKADRELPVVWAVFKGSMLNKAILVPAALAISAVAPWAITPLLMMGGLFLCFEGAEKVLHAFFHKKEDDEAHHQELVKAVNDEDVDLVAFEKDKVKGAIRTDFILSAEIIVITLGTVADASFGRQLAVLVGIATIMTMGVYGLVAGIVKLDDVGLYLTQQAARWKQAVGRGLLVFAPWLMKTLSVVGTAAMFLVGGGILLHGIPALGHAVEHFAEGLGWVGGVVSSFAGGAAGLLAGAVAVFLFNTVNRMRGKSPAH, encoded by the coding sequence ATGGCCGCCTCCAGTCTCCTCGCCCTCATTGACGACATCGCCACTTTGCTCGATGACGTCGCCGTCATGACCAAAGTCGCCGCCCGCCAGGGCATGAGCGCGGCCGACGATGTGGCCGCCATGACCCAGATCGCGGCCAAAAAAACGGCCGGTGTGCTGGGTGACGATCTGGCGCTGAATGCGGAACAGGTCACGGGCGTGAAGGCCGACCGCGAGTTGCCGGTGGTCTGGGCGGTGTTCAAGGGCTCGATGCTGAACAAGGCCATTCTGGTGCCTGCGGCACTGGCCATCAGCGCGGTGGCGCCCTGGGCGATCACACCTTTGCTCATGATGGGAGGCCTGTTTCTCTGTTTTGAGGGCGCGGAAAAGGTGTTGCACGCGTTTTTCCACAAGAAGGAAGACGATGAAGCCCATCACCAGGAACTGGTCAAGGCCGTGAACGACGAAGATGTGGATCTGGTTGCGTTTGAGAAAGACAAGGTGAAAGGCGCGATCCGTACCGATTTCATTCTTTCGGCCGAAATCATCGTGATCACGCTGGGTACCGTGGCCGACGCGAGTTTCGGGCGCCAACTGGCCGTGCTGGTGGGCATCGCGACGATCATGACCATGGGTGTATACGGCCTGGTCGCCGGCATCGTGAAACTGGACGATGTGGGTCTCTACCTGACCCAGCAGGCTGCCAGATGGAAACAGGCCGTTGGCCGGGGCCTGCTGGTTTTTGCGCCATGGCTGATGAAAACGCTGTCGGTTGTGGGCACAGCCGCGATGTTCCTGGTGGGCGGCGGCATCTTGCTGCACGGCATCCCTGCGCTCGGCCATGCGGTTGAGCATTTTGCCGAAGGCCTTGGATGGGTCGGTGGTGTGGTGAGCAGCTTTGCGGGTGGTGCGGCGGGTTTGCTGGCTGGCGCTGTAGCGGTCTTCCTGTTCAACACCGTGAACCGCATGCGTGGCAAATCGCCAGCGCATTGA
- the map gene encoding type I methionyl aminopeptidase: MSITYKDEAGIAGMREACRLASEVLDYLTPHIQPGVTTLEIDRLSAEYMKEQGTRSATIGYQPSGYPPYPGHLCTSVNQVICHGIPNEKALKKGDILNVDVTVITKDGWFGDNSRMFLIGGEAACSVQARRLTQVTFEAMWKGIMMVKPGVRLGDIGHAIQTYAEGNGFTVVREFCGHGIGQRFHEEPQVLHYGRPGTLETLKEGMTFTIEPMINAGKRDIKEMNDGWTIVTKDRSLSAQWEHTILVTPSGYEVLTMSAGSPATPDFVTPAA; encoded by the coding sequence ATGAGCATCACCTACAAAGACGAAGCCGGCATTGCGGGCATGCGCGAGGCCTGCCGCCTCGCCTCCGAAGTGCTGGATTACCTGACGCCCCACATCCAGCCCGGCGTAACCACACTGGAAATCGACCGCCTTTCGGCCGAATACATGAAAGAACAGGGCACGCGCTCTGCCACCATTGGCTACCAGCCAAGCGGTTACCCGCCCTACCCTGGCCACCTGTGCACCTCGGTCAACCAGGTGATCTGCCATGGCATTCCCAACGAGAAAGCGCTGAAGAAGGGCGACATCCTGAACGTTGACGTCACCGTCATCACCAAAGATGGCTGGTTCGGCGACAACAGCCGCATGTTCCTGATCGGTGGCGAAGCGGCTTGCAGCGTTCAGGCCAGGCGCCTGACGCAGGTCACTTTTGAAGCGATGTGGAAAGGCATCATGATGGTCAAGCCCGGCGTGCGCCTGGGCGATATCGGCCACGCCATTCAGACCTACGCCGAAGGCAATGGGTTCACCGTGGTGCGCGAGTTTTGCGGCCACGGCATTGGCCAGCGCTTCCACGAAGAACCACAGGTGCTGCACTATGGCCGCCCGGGTACGCTGGAGACACTGAAAGAAGGCATGACCTTCACCATCGAACCCATGATCAATGCGGGCAAGCGCGACATCAAGGAAATGAACGACGGCTGGACCATCGTCACCAAGGACCGATCGCTGTCGGCGCAATGGGAACACACCATATTGGTGACACCATCCGGCTACGAAGTGCTCACCATGTCGGCCGGCAGCCCTGCCACGCCCGATTTCGTGACACCAGCGGCCTGA
- the purL gene encoding phosphoribosylformylglycinamidine synthase, which translates to MTLHLRFFDGGNAVSDFKVQQLLPRLAEISDKITGLTARFVHLASFEAEPDERTVERLGQLMAYGEPCSEAHLAAAKVGAAALWVLPRLGTVSPWASKATDIAHNCGLSLHRVERLVEYRITLKTGLLSKPTLSEAQLRAIGDVLHDRMTELVTTERSQAEALFTELHPAAMEHVDVLGGGKSALEKANKDWGLALAEDEIDYLVNAFTGLKRNPTDVELMMFAQANSEHCRHKIFNAQFTIDGALQEKSLFGMIRHTHQTAPQHTIVAYSDNASIMEGSEIERFVARAGKGASPAYAAEAATHHILMKVETHNHPTAISPFPGASTGAGGEIRDEGATGRGSKPKAGLTGFTVSKLWGGMSDQPDGKPEHIASPLQIMTEGPLGGAAFNNEFGRPNLLGYFREYEQAVTGVMRGYHKPIMIAGGLGVIDSTQTKKIDFPAGSLLIQLGGPGMKIGMGGSAASSMASGTNAASLDFDSVQRGNPEIERRAQEVINHCWTLGEKNPVLFIHDVGAGGLSNAFPELVNDAGRGAHFDLNAVQLEESGLAPKEIWCNESQERYVLAIAPESLDLFKSFCERERCPFAVVGVATEERHLTVFDEGKESPVDMPMDVLLGKPPKMHRDVKSVERQAVPMELTGVDLQKAVIDVLSHPTVASKRFLITIGDRTVGGLSHRDQMVGPWQVPVADCAVTLADFSGFAGEAMSMGERTPLAALDAPASGRMAVAEAITNLLAAPFELSRVKLSANWMAACGEPGEDAALYDTVKAVGMELCPALGISIPVGKDSLSMRTQWTDAGQQKKVTSPVSLIVTAFATLADVRNTLTPQLNSAIDDTTLILIDLGKGQHRMAGSILGETLKQPGCPVKDGVPDLDDPQDLIKLVNAINALRAKGSILAYHDRSDGGLLATAAEMAFAGHIGVSLNIDMLLLEGDGISDSRMDSGDAKNWATQVSARREELTLKALFSEELGAVIQVATSERDAVMQTLREHGLSKHSHFIGKTRPLSSTIEVGKGKLQVWRDTKAVFSADLFDLHQVWDSVSWKINQQRDNPACADAEHAAAGLPQDPGMHVSLSFDPSDNVAAPFINSARPKVAILREQGVNSHVEMAYAFTQAGFEAFDVHMTDLQMGRANLRNFQGVVACGGFSYGDTLGAGIGWARSITFNDVLSDQFREFFARQTTFGLGVCNGCQMFAELADIIPGAQAWPRFTTNQSERFEARLSMVEVLESPSLFLQGMAGSRLPIAVAHGEGYANFKHRGDASKALAAMRYVDNDGAATEQYPFNPNGSPGGLTAVTTADGRFTAMMPHPERVFRNIQMSWTSGDPAAQSPWMRIWRNARKAIG; encoded by the coding sequence GTGACCCTGCATCTGCGCTTTTTTGATGGCGGCAACGCTGTCAGCGACTTCAAAGTCCAGCAACTCCTGCCCCGTCTGGCGGAGATCTCCGACAAGATCACCGGCCTCACGGCCCGCTTCGTGCATTTGGCTTCGTTCGAAGCCGAGCCCGATGAGCGCACCGTGGAGCGCCTGGGGCAGTTGATGGCCTATGGCGAGCCTTGCTCTGAAGCGCATCTGGCGGCCGCCAAGGTCGGCGCTGCGGCGCTGTGGGTGCTGCCCCGTCTGGGCACCGTGTCACCGTGGGCCTCTAAAGCCACCGACATTGCCCACAACTGCGGCCTGTCGCTGCACCGCGTGGAGCGACTGGTCGAGTACCGCATCACGCTCAAAACCGGCCTGTTGAGCAAACCCACTCTGAGCGAAGCGCAACTGAGAGCCATCGGCGATGTGCTGCACGACCGCATGACCGAACTGGTCACGACCGAGCGCAGCCAGGCCGAGGCCTTGTTCACCGAATTGCATCCGGCTGCGATGGAGCATGTGGACGTGCTTGGCGGCGGCAAATCGGCGCTGGAAAAGGCCAACAAGGATTGGGGCCTGGCCTTGGCGGAAGACGAGATCGATTACCTTGTGAACGCATTCACGGGTTTGAAGCGCAACCCCACCGATGTGGAGTTGATGATGTTTGCGCAGGCCAACAGCGAGCACTGCCGTCACAAAATTTTCAACGCCCAGTTCACCATTGACGGCGCCCTGCAAGAGAAAAGCCTGTTTGGCATGATCCGCCACACGCATCAGACCGCGCCGCAGCACACCATCGTGGCGTATTCCGACAACGCCTCCATCATGGAAGGCAGCGAGATCGAGCGTTTCGTGGCGCGAGCAGGCAAGGGCGCTTCGCCGGCCTACGCGGCCGAGGCGGCCACCCACCACATCCTGATGAAGGTGGAGACCCACAACCACCCGACCGCGATTTCGCCATTTCCCGGCGCGTCCACGGGCGCGGGCGGCGAGATCCGCGATGAAGGTGCCACCGGCCGCGGCTCCAAGCCCAAGGCGGGTCTGACCGGCTTCACCGTGTCCAAACTCTGGGGCGGCATGAGCGACCAGCCCGACGGCAAGCCTGAGCACATCGCCAGCCCGCTGCAAATCATGACTGAGGGGCCGCTGGGCGGCGCGGCCTTCAACAACGAATTTGGCCGGCCCAACCTGCTGGGCTACTTCCGTGAATACGAACAGGCCGTGACTGGCGTGATGCGCGGGTACCACAAGCCCATCATGATCGCGGGCGGCCTGGGCGTGATCGATTCGACCCAGACGAAAAAGATCGATTTCCCGGCCGGTTCCCTGCTGATCCAGCTCGGTGGCCCCGGCATGAAAATCGGCATGGGCGGCAGCGCGGCCAGCTCCATGGCCAGCGGCACCAACGCCGCCTCGCTGGACTTTGATTCCGTGCAGCGCGGCAACCCCGAAATCGAGCGGCGTGCGCAAGAGGTAATCAACCATTGCTGGACGCTGGGCGAGAAAAACCCGGTTTTGTTCATCCACGACGTGGGCGCGGGCGGTTTGTCCAACGCGTTCCCGGAACTGGTGAACGACGCAGGGCGGGGTGCGCACTTCGATTTGAACGCGGTTCAGCTGGAAGAGAGCGGTCTGGCGCCCAAGGAAATCTGGTGCAACGAGAGCCAGGAGCGCTACGTGTTGGCGATCGCGCCTGAATCGCTCGATTTGTTCAAGTCGTTCTGTGAGCGCGAGCGTTGCCCGTTCGCGGTCGTGGGTGTGGCCACCGAAGAACGCCATCTGACGGTGTTCGATGAAGGCAAGGAGTCCCCGGTCGACATGCCCATGGATGTGTTGCTCGGCAAGCCGCCGAAAATGCACCGCGATGTCAAATCCGTGGAGCGCCAGGCGGTGCCCATGGAGCTCACCGGCGTGGACCTGCAAAAAGCCGTGATCGACGTTTTGAGCCACCCGACCGTGGCTTCCAAGCGTTTTCTGATCACCATCGGCGACCGCACCGTGGGCGGTCTGAGCCACCGCGACCAGATGGTGGGTCCCTGGCAGGTGCCGGTGGCCGATTGCGCCGTGACCCTGGCCGATTTTTCGGGTTTTGCAGGTGAAGCCATGAGCATGGGTGAGCGCACGCCGCTGGCCGCGCTCGATGCGCCGGCCTCGGGCCGCATGGCGGTGGCCGAAGCCATCACCAACCTGCTGGCCGCGCCGTTCGAACTCTCGCGCGTGAAGCTCAGCGCCAACTGGATGGCCGCCTGCGGCGAGCCGGGCGAAGACGCGGCGCTGTATGACACAGTGAAAGCCGTCGGCATGGAGCTGTGCCCGGCACTGGGCATTTCCATTCCGGTGGGCAAAGACAGCCTGTCCATGCGCACGCAATGGACCGATGCTGGCCAGCAGAAGAAGGTGACTTCGCCGGTCAGCCTGATCGTGACCGCCTTCGCTACCCTGGCTGACGTGCGCAACACGCTCACGCCCCAGCTCAACAGCGCGATTGACGACACCACCCTGATCCTGATCGATCTGGGCAAGGGTCAACACCGCATGGCCGGCAGCATTCTGGGCGAAACGCTCAAGCAGCCAGGCTGCCCGGTGAAAGACGGTGTGCCCGATCTGGACGATCCGCAAGACCTGATCAAGCTCGTCAACGCCATCAACGCCTTGCGCGCCAAAGGCAGCATCCTCGCGTACCACGACCGCTCCGACGGCGGCCTCCTGGCCACTGCAGCCGAAATGGCCTTCGCAGGCCACATCGGCGTGTCGCTCAACATCGACATGCTGCTCCTGGAGGGCGACGGCATCTCCGACAGCCGCATGGATTCGGGCGACGCGAAAAACTGGGCCACCCAGGTCAGCGCGCGCCGCGAAGAGCTCACCCTCAAGGCCTTGTTCAGCGAAGAGCTGGGCGCCGTGATCCAGGTGGCCACCTCTGAACGGGATGCCGTGATGCAGACGCTGCGCGAGCATGGCTTGTCCAAACACAGCCACTTCATCGGCAAGACCCGCCCGCTGAGCTCCACCATCGAAGTGGGCAAGGGCAAGTTGCAGGTCTGGCGCGACACCAAGGCCGTGTTCAGTGCCGATCTCTTTGACCTGCACCAGGTCTGGGACAGCGTGAGCTGGAAGATCAACCAGCAGCGCGACAACCCGGCCTGCGCCGATGCCGAGCACGCTGCAGCGGGCTTGCCGCAAGACCCGGGCATGCACGTGTCGCTCAGTTTCGATCCCTCGGACAACGTGGCCGCGCCGTTCATCAACTCCGCGCGCCCGAAAGTGGCCATCCTGCGCGAGCAGGGCGTGAACTCCCATGTGGAAATGGCCTACGCCTTCACGCAAGCCGGTTTTGAAGCGTTTGACGTGCACATGACCGACCTGCAAATGGGCCGCGCCAATTTGCGCAATTTCCAGGGTGTGGTGGCCTGCGGCGGTTTCAGCTACGGCGACACGCTGGGCGCCGGCATCGGCTGGGCCCGCAGCATCACGTTCAACGACGTGCTGTCCGACCAGTTCCGCGAGTTCTTCGCCCGCCAGACCACGTTTGGTCTGGGCGTGTGCAACGGCTGCCAGATGTTCGCCGAATTGGCCGACATCATTCCCGGCGCCCAAGCCTGGCCGCGCTTCACCACCAACCAGAGCGAGCGCTTCGAAGCGCGCCTGTCGATGGTGGAGGTGCTGGAGTCGCCCAGCCTGTTCCTGCAAGGCATGGCCGGCAGCCGCTTGCCGATCGCGGTGGCGCACGGCGAGGGCTACGCCAACTTCAAGCACCGGGGTGATGCGTCAAAAGCGCTGGCCGCGATGCGTTACGTGGACAACGATGGCGCCGCCACCGAGCAATACCCGTTCAACCCCAACGGCAGCCCCGGCGGCCTGACCGCCGTGACCACGGCCGACGGCCGCTTCACCGCCATGATGCCGCACCCCGAGCGCGTGTTCCGCAACATCCAGATGAGCTGGACGAGTGGTGACCCGGCGGCGCAGAGCCCCTGGATGCGGATTTGGCGCAATGCCCGCAAGGCCATCGGGTGA
- a CDS encoding GyrI-like domain-containing protein, translating to MQKIDLKKELKHLYAPSAKEVVQVDVPAFWFLMVDGEGDPNTSQGYAQAVEALFAVSYTAKFMVQKGPEARDYAVMPLEGLWWAEDMSAFTANDRTQWKWTLMIMQPDFVGLETIQAAMAEVKRKKALPALSKLRIEMFEEGLCAQVLHVGPFSEEGPTVEKVHRFIQARASVAGKHHEIYLSDIRRAAPANWKTIIRQPMN from the coding sequence GTGCAGAAAATTGATCTAAAAAAGGAGCTGAAGCACCTGTATGCACCATCGGCCAAAGAGGTGGTTCAGGTGGATGTGCCCGCATTTTGGTTCCTGATGGTTGACGGGGAGGGTGATCCCAATACCTCGCAAGGCTATGCCCAGGCGGTGGAGGCCCTGTTTGCAGTTTCGTACACGGCGAAGTTCATGGTGCAGAAGGGACCTGAAGCGAGGGACTATGCCGTCATGCCTCTCGAAGGCCTGTGGTGGGCTGAGGATATGTCGGCATTCACCGCCAATGACCGGACCCAGTGGAAATGGACCCTGATGATCATGCAGCCCGACTTTGTTGGTCTGGAAACCATCCAGGCGGCCATGGCTGAAGTGAAACGAAAGAAGGCGCTGCCGGCCTTGAGCAAATTGAGGATTGAGATGTTTGAAGAGGGGCTGTGTGCACAGGTGCTTCATGTTGGGCCCTTCAGCGAAGAGGGCCCCACTGTCGAAAAGGTTCACAGATTCATTCAGGCCCGAGCGAGCGTCGCCGGGAAACACCACGAGATCTACCTCAGCGATATAAGGCGCGCCGCACCTGCCAACTGGAAGACAATCATTCGCCAACCCATGAACTGA